The following coding sequences are from one Mycolicibacterium aichiense window:
- a CDS encoding GNAT family N-acetyltransferase: MTHDKTGADTTVTAGKDHFTITVEGEQVGVADFVDHDGQRIFHHTEVEDAFEGRGLASIMVGEALTATRDAGLRIVAVCPMVAKYIEKHPEFDDVTDPASADTERYLQQVLSS; this comes from the coding sequence ATGACACACGACAAAACCGGCGCCGACACCACGGTCACCGCCGGTAAGGACCACTTCACCATCACCGTCGAGGGCGAGCAGGTCGGCGTGGCCGACTTCGTTGACCACGACGGTCAACGGATCTTCCACCACACCGAGGTCGAGGACGCGTTCGAAGGACGCGGACTGGCCAGCATCATGGTCGGCGAGGCGCTGACCGCCACCCGCGACGCCGGGCTGCGCATCGTGGCGGTGTGCCCGATGGTCGCGAAGTACATCGAGAAACATCCGGAGTTCGACGACGTGACGGACCCCGCCTCCGCGGATACCGAGCGCTATCTGCAGCAGGTGCTGAGCAGCTGA
- a CDS encoding APC family permease has translation MTAEFITGPHEGHLKRALGLPSLVLFGLVYMVPLTVFTTYGIVTETSGGRLPLAYIVTLITMVFTALSYARMAAAIPVAGSAYTYTQRTFGAPVGFLAGWSLLLDYLFLPMLNYLVIGLYLNAALPALPAWVIVVVSIAIVTVLNIIGIVSVARANFLIIAIQAIFIVVFVALAIAKTTGYGTVDLLAPFTGDGTAGGMSPILAGAAILCLSFLGFDAVSTLSEEARDAKRTVPQAIMIATIVSGIIFILLSYVSQLVFPSNKFADVDTGSTDVMLAAGGAFVNTFFTAAYVAGALGSALTSQASVARILYAMGRDGILPRKVFGHVSAKYSTPVYAILTVSVISLLAIWIDLTILASVVSFGALVAFSVVNLSVIKHYFVDMRERNILLNVIAPVIGFLLTAWLWTSLSGSALTIGLIWLAIGFVWLLVVTHGFRRPTPVLDLEYE, from the coding sequence ATGACCGCGGAATTCATCACCGGCCCCCACGAGGGGCACCTGAAACGAGCGCTCGGCCTGCCGTCGCTCGTGCTGTTCGGCTTGGTCTACATGGTCCCGCTGACGGTGTTCACCACCTATGGCATCGTCACCGAGACCTCGGGCGGCCGGCTGCCGCTGGCCTACATCGTCACGCTCATCACGATGGTGTTCACCGCGCTGTCCTACGCGCGGATGGCGGCGGCGATTCCGGTCGCCGGTTCGGCATACACCTACACGCAGCGCACTTTTGGCGCCCCCGTCGGCTTCCTGGCCGGGTGGTCGCTGCTGCTGGACTACCTGTTCCTGCCGATGCTGAACTATCTGGTCATCGGGCTCTACCTCAACGCGGCGCTGCCCGCGCTACCCGCCTGGGTCATCGTCGTCGTGTCGATAGCGATCGTCACGGTGCTCAACATCATCGGCATCGTGTCTGTCGCAAGGGCCAACTTCCTCATCATCGCCATCCAGGCGATCTTCATCGTGGTCTTCGTCGCCCTCGCGATCGCCAAGACCACCGGGTACGGAACCGTCGACCTACTGGCGCCTTTCACCGGTGATGGCACAGCGGGCGGCATGAGCCCGATCCTGGCCGGCGCGGCGATCCTGTGTCTGTCGTTCCTCGGGTTCGACGCCGTCTCCACGCTGTCGGAGGAGGCCCGCGACGCCAAGCGCACGGTGCCGCAGGCGATCATGATCGCGACGATCGTCTCGGGGATCATCTTCATCCTGCTGTCGTATGTGTCGCAGCTGGTGTTCCCGTCCAACAAGTTCGCCGACGTGGACACCGGTTCGACCGACGTGATGCTGGCCGCGGGCGGGGCGTTCGTCAACACGTTCTTCACCGCGGCGTACGTGGCCGGTGCACTCGGTTCGGCGCTGACCTCGCAGGCGTCGGTCGCCCGAATCCTGTATGCGATGGGCCGCGACGGCATCCTGCCCCGCAAGGTGTTCGGGCATGTGTCCGCCAAGTACAGCACCCCGGTGTACGCCATTTTGACGGTCAGCGTCATCTCGCTGCTCGCGATCTGGATCGATCTGACCATCCTGGCGTCGGTCGTCAGTTTCGGTGCGCTGGTGGCGTTCTCGGTGGTGAACCTGTCGGTGATCAAGCACTACTTCGTCGACATGCGGGAACGCAACATCCTGCTCAACGTGATCGCGCCGGTGATCGGCTTCCTACTCACCGCCTGGCTGTGGACCAGCCTGTCGGGTAGCGCGCTGACAATCGGGTTGATCTGGCTCGCAATAGGATTCGTCTGGCTGTTGGTGGTCACTCACGGATTCCGTCGGCCCACCCCGGTGTTGGACCTGGAATACGAGTGA
- a CDS encoding Rieske 2Fe-2S domain-containing protein — translation MNQIREIDPGTPMTRYARGWHCLGLAEDFRDGKPHGINAFGGKLVVYADSHGDIHVLDGYCRHLGADLAMGTVKGDNLACAFHDWRWNGATGRCVEIPYARRVPKLARTRKYQTLEVNGQLLMWHDPEGSTPPAELTPPTIEGYDEGQWSKWAWNSMIIEGAHCREIVDNNVDMAHFFYIHYAYPTFFKNVFEGHTASQYMESKGRQDFTEHPERLWEGTKLRSEATYFGPSYMINWLHNDLGPDFTVESVLINCHYPIDQNSFMLQFGVSVQNMPGLSDEKAAKLAQSYSKIYEVGFLQDVEIWKHKTRIENPLLCEEDGALYQYRRWYEQFYVDAADVTADMTDRFELEVDTTHAYDVWQREVDENMQKRSEAVTSG, via the coding sequence ATGAACCAGATCCGGGAGATCGACCCCGGCACGCCGATGACGCGTTACGCGCGCGGTTGGCACTGCCTGGGCCTGGCAGAGGATTTCCGCGATGGCAAGCCGCACGGCATCAATGCGTTCGGCGGCAAGCTGGTGGTGTACGCCGACTCACACGGCGACATCCACGTGCTCGACGGCTACTGCCGGCACCTGGGTGCCGACCTGGCCATGGGCACGGTCAAGGGCGACAATCTGGCGTGTGCGTTCCACGACTGGCGCTGGAACGGCGCGACCGGCCGTTGTGTCGAAATTCCCTATGCGCGAAGGGTTCCCAAGCTCGCGCGCACCCGCAAGTACCAGACCCTCGAGGTCAATGGGCAGCTGCTGATGTGGCACGACCCGGAGGGCTCCACGCCGCCGGCAGAACTCACCCCGCCGACGATCGAGGGCTACGACGAGGGTCAGTGGTCGAAGTGGGCATGGAACTCGATGATCATCGAGGGCGCGCACTGCCGCGAGATCGTCGACAACAACGTCGACATGGCGCACTTCTTCTACATCCACTACGCCTACCCCACGTTCTTCAAGAACGTCTTCGAAGGCCACACCGCCAGCCAGTACATGGAATCCAAGGGGCGCCAGGACTTCACCGAGCACCCGGAGCGGCTCTGGGAGGGCACCAAGCTGCGCTCGGAGGCCACCTACTTCGGACCGTCGTACATGATCAACTGGTTGCACAACGACCTCGGGCCGGACTTCACCGTGGAATCGGTGCTGATCAACTGCCATTACCCGATCGACCAGAACTCGTTCATGCTGCAGTTCGGCGTGTCGGTGCAGAACATGCCGGGGCTGTCGGACGAGAAGGCGGCCAAGCTCGCCCAGTCGTATTCGAAGATCTACGAGGTCGGCTTCCTCCAAGACGTCGAGATCTGGAAGCACAAGACGCGGATCGAGAATCCGCTGCTGTGCGAGGAAGACGGCGCGCTGTACCAGTACCGGCGGTGGTACGAGCAGTTCTACGTCGACGCCGCCGATGTCACCGCGGACATGACCGACCGCTTCGAGCTCGAGGTGGACACCACCCACGCCTACGACGTATGGCAGCGCGAGGTCGACGAGAACATGCAAAAGCGTTCTGAGGCAGTCACTTCCGGCTAG
- a CDS encoding TetR/AcrR family transcriptional regulator C-terminal domain-containing protein — translation MGRPPTPLLSTDRIASAAMDLVRATGEFTMPDLARKLQVSPSSLYNHVSGRGQIVELLRERAMSEVQLPDDQPDRPWAEAVADILRSYRRSYARYPRLIPLLTAYAVNSSHAIRMYNMLAVTLHRAGFDAADTLRAITLMDCFVLGSALDLAAPEEPWESGAEVGPELAAALATGAPKPARADDAFEYGLAVLLRGLTPRG, via the coding sequence ATGGGCCGTCCGCCGACACCACTGTTGTCGACCGACCGGATCGCGTCGGCCGCCATGGACCTGGTCCGTGCCACCGGCGAATTCACCATGCCCGATCTGGCGCGGAAATTGCAGGTCAGCCCGTCATCTCTGTACAACCACGTGTCGGGCCGGGGTCAGATTGTCGAGCTGCTGCGGGAGCGCGCGATGTCCGAGGTGCAGCTTCCCGACGACCAACCGGATCGACCATGGGCTGAGGCGGTTGCCGACATATTGCGCTCCTACCGCCGCAGCTATGCCCGGTACCCGCGGCTGATTCCCCTGCTGACGGCCTACGCGGTGAACAGCAGCCACGCCATCCGGATGTACAACATGTTGGCGGTGACCCTGCACCGCGCCGGGTTCGACGCCGCCGACACACTGCGGGCCATCACCTTGATGGACTGCTTCGTCCTGGGTTCCGCACTGGATCTGGCCGCGCCGGAGGAGCCGTGGGAATCAGGTGCGGAGGTCGGGCCCGAGCTGGCCGCCGCGCTGGCGACCGGAGCGCCCAAGCCCGCCCGAGCCGACGACGCATTCGAGTACGGGTTGGCGGTACTGCTGCGCGGCCTCACACCACGCGGCTAA
- a CDS encoding nitrilase-related carbon-nitrogen hydrolase: MITLTARAPEPLSRSAPSQRPPLRVGLVQHRWRPDRVELLATLRAGIDTAAGEGASVVFLPEITLLRYPADRPAGANPAALAEDLENGPTFELAASAARANGIFVHASLYERTPDLHDGLGYNTAILVSPGGELVGRTRKLHIPISAGYYEDTYFRPGPAADPYPVYAPDELDARIGMPTCWDEWFPEVARNYSLAGAEVVVYPTAIGSEPVFPDFDTRPLWQQVIVANGINSGLFMVVPNRVGDEGTVTFYGSSFISDPYGRVLVQAPRDEEAILIADLDLDQRRDWLELFPFLLTRRPDTYAALTRPVAADEPYGAGHAATAVVK, encoded by the coding sequence ATGATCACCTTGACTGCCCGCGCGCCTGAACCGCTGTCCCGGTCGGCGCCCTCGCAGCGCCCGCCGCTGCGGGTCGGCCTGGTCCAGCACCGGTGGCGACCGGACCGCGTGGAACTCCTGGCCACGCTGCGTGCCGGCATCGACACGGCCGCCGGTGAGGGTGCGTCGGTCGTCTTCCTGCCGGAGATCACCCTGCTGCGCTATCCGGCAGACCGCCCGGCCGGCGCCAACCCGGCGGCACTGGCCGAGGATCTGGAAAACGGCCCCACCTTCGAGCTGGCGGCGAGCGCGGCGCGGGCCAACGGGATTTTTGTGCACGCCTCGCTCTACGAGCGCACCCCCGATCTGCACGACGGACTGGGCTACAACACCGCGATCCTGGTCTCCCCCGGCGGGGAACTCGTCGGCCGGACCCGCAAGCTGCACATCCCGATCTCGGCCGGCTATTACGAAGACACCTACTTCCGGCCCGGCCCCGCCGCCGACCCGTATCCGGTCTACGCGCCAGACGAATTGGACGCCCGCATCGGAATGCCGACCTGCTGGGACGAATGGTTCCCCGAGGTCGCCCGGAATTACTCCCTCGCCGGTGCCGAGGTGGTCGTCTACCCCACCGCCATCGGATCCGAGCCGGTCTTTCCCGACTTCGACACCCGGCCGCTCTGGCAACAGGTCATCGTGGCCAACGGCATCAATAGCGGGCTGTTCATGGTGGTGCCCAATCGGGTCGGCGACGAAGGGACCGTGACGTTCTACGGCTCCTCCTTCATCTCCGACCCCTACGGCCGGGTGCTGGTGCAGGCACCGCGCGACGAGGAGGCCATCCTGATCGCCGATCTGGACCTCGACCAGCGCCGAGACTGGTTGGAGCTCTTCCCTTTTCTGCTGACCCGACGTCCTGACACCTATGCCGCGCTGACCCGGCCAGTGGCCGCCGACGAGCCGTACGGCGCCGGTCACGCCGCGACGGCGGTGGTCAAATGA
- a CDS encoding TetR/AcrR family transcriptional regulator codes for MDRGARSREVLLDAAERLIAEHGFEVPLREIAVAAGQRNNSAVNYYFRSRQDLIDAVVARRLTPMEVERQALLDRMSGEQMADAHAVLRILVGPFFHSEGTHYARFLEVVRIRLNREPQSPAESAWPRILDALARLVPLKDRSARENRVGAVATAMFALLADHERRVESGDTDADSLEEIVTMLAAMLTAAPVPAPATR; via the coding sequence GTGGACCGCGGTGCCCGATCTCGGGAAGTACTGCTCGACGCCGCCGAACGGCTGATCGCCGAGCACGGATTCGAGGTGCCGCTACGCGAGATCGCGGTGGCCGCCGGCCAACGCAACAACTCCGCGGTCAACTACTACTTCCGCAGCAGGCAGGACCTCATCGACGCGGTCGTCGCCCGGCGGCTGACCCCGATGGAAGTCGAGCGGCAAGCCCTGCTGGACCGAATGTCAGGTGAGCAGATGGCCGACGCGCACGCCGTGCTGCGAATCCTGGTCGGGCCGTTCTTCCACAGTGAAGGCACTCATTACGCGCGGTTCCTCGAAGTGGTGCGGATCCGGCTGAACCGGGAACCGCAGAGTCCCGCGGAGTCGGCCTGGCCACGGATCCTCGACGCGCTGGCCAGGCTGGTTCCGCTGAAGGACCGCAGTGCTCGGGAGAACCGGGTCGGAGCCGTCGCCACCGCGATGTTCGCCCTGCTCGCCGACCACGAGCGGCGGGTGGAATCCGGCGACACCGATGCCGACAGTCTCGAGGAGATCGTGACGATGCTCGCCGCGATGCTGACCGCCGCACCGGTGCCGGCGCCCGCGACTCGCTGA
- a CDS encoding EVE domain-containing protein, with amino-acid sequence MTYWINTVSADHVQRGVAGGFTQANHGKPHMLRKMARGDWIVFYSPKTALEHGESLQAFTAIGRVTDDEPYQEQPSHPWRRAMEFLPCTATPIRPLLDRLEFIVDPRRWGYKFRFGVFRIEEPDFQLIRSAMTQQLAA; translated from the coding sequence ATGACGTACTGGATCAATACCGTCAGCGCCGACCACGTACAACGCGGTGTCGCCGGCGGCTTTACTCAGGCCAACCATGGCAAGCCGCACATGCTCCGGAAAATGGCCCGTGGCGATTGGATTGTCTTCTATTCGCCGAAAACCGCACTCGAGCACGGGGAGTCGCTACAGGCGTTCACCGCGATCGGGCGGGTCACCGACGACGAGCCGTACCAGGAGCAGCCGTCGCACCCGTGGCGGCGCGCCATGGAGTTCCTGCCCTGCACGGCGACACCCATCCGTCCCCTGCTGGACCGGCTGGAGTTCATCGTCGATCCGCGGCGCTGGGGCTACAAGTTCCGGTTCGGGGTGTTCCGCATCGAGGAACCGGACTTCCAGCTCATCCGCTCGGCGATGACGCAGCAGCTCGCGGCCTGA
- a CDS encoding amidohydrolase, with product MSSTLFTGGVVWTGMGQESDALLVTDGVVRALGAQARELAAGLDCEHVDLANGFLMSSFGDGHAHPLYGGLEAVGPPVRSCGTIDEIVTAVKVYAEEHPDEEWIVGASYDGSLAEGGLFDARWLDAAVPDRPVVLRAWDYHTVWCNTAAIERAGITADTPDPVLGEIPRRPDGSILGTLREWGATDLVMNVMPPRDERQRIGALGTAADYYLARGVTWVQDAWVEPGDVATYVEAARQGALRMRFNLALYADPRHFDSQVTQFAESRRAVEEAGSPLLTANTVKFFADGVVENETGALLAPYCSGLHSHSRGQERSDSGGNRGMQNWEGDSLAEAARRVDELGLQIHIHAIGDAAVRQALDAIEYTVSRNGIRDRRPVIAHVQLVDDTDIGRFAELGVIPNMQPLWAQMDALMTVLTIPRLGVERSDRQYQMQTLNRSGAALAFGSDWPVSSGAPLDGIAVATSRLTAEGQPEGGWTPHEIVPIERALSSYTGAVAYQAYAENTWGVIIPGASADLVWLDRDPRNTPPLDLPGVGIHATYLRGAQAYRADEGKVRP from the coding sequence ATGAGCTCGACGCTGTTCACCGGTGGTGTGGTGTGGACCGGTATGGGACAGGAATCCGATGCCCTTCTGGTGACCGATGGGGTCGTCCGTGCGCTGGGTGCGCAGGCCCGAGAACTGGCAGCCGGCTTGGACTGTGAGCACGTCGACCTCGCCAACGGGTTCCTGATGTCGTCGTTCGGCGACGGCCACGCACATCCGCTGTACGGCGGGCTGGAAGCAGTCGGGCCGCCGGTCCGCAGCTGCGGCACCATCGACGAAATCGTAACTGCTGTCAAGGTTTATGCCGAGGAACACCCGGACGAGGAATGGATCGTCGGCGCCTCCTACGATGGCAGCCTGGCCGAGGGCGGACTGTTCGACGCCCGATGGCTCGATGCCGCGGTGCCCGATCGGCCGGTGGTGTTGCGAGCGTGGGACTACCACACGGTGTGGTGCAACACCGCGGCCATCGAGCGGGCCGGCATCACCGCCGACACACCGGACCCGGTGCTCGGTGAGATCCCCCGCCGACCGGACGGCTCGATACTGGGCACGTTGCGGGAATGGGGCGCAACGGATCTGGTGATGAACGTGATGCCGCCGCGCGACGAGCGGCAGCGCATCGGCGCACTCGGCACCGCCGCCGACTACTACCTCGCCCGCGGTGTCACCTGGGTACAGGACGCCTGGGTCGAACCCGGTGACGTCGCCACCTATGTCGAAGCGGCTCGCCAGGGCGCCCTGCGCATGCGGTTCAACCTGGCGTTGTACGCCGACCCGCGGCACTTCGATTCGCAGGTAACCCAATTCGCCGAGTCACGACGTGCGGTCGAAGAGGCCGGATCTCCCCTGCTGACGGCGAACACGGTGAAGTTCTTCGCCGATGGCGTCGTCGAGAACGAGACCGGTGCGCTGCTGGCGCCGTACTGCTCCGGGCTGCACAGCCATTCCAGGGGGCAGGAGCGGAGCGACTCGGGGGGAAACCGGGGTATGCAGAACTGGGAGGGCGACTCGCTGGCCGAGGCGGCACGCCGGGTCGACGAGCTCGGACTGCAGATCCATATCCACGCCATCGGCGACGCCGCCGTCCGCCAGGCCCTCGACGCCATCGAGTACACCGTGTCACGCAACGGGATTCGCGATCGCAGGCCGGTCATCGCCCACGTTCAGCTGGTGGATGACACCGACATCGGGCGGTTCGCGGAGCTTGGCGTCATCCCCAACATGCAGCCGCTGTGGGCGCAGATGGATGCGTTGATGACGGTGCTGACCATCCCCCGGCTCGGCGTCGAACGCAGCGACCGGCAGTACCAGATGCAGACGCTGAACCGATCCGGTGCGGCGCTGGCGTTCGGCTCGGATTGGCCGGTGTCCTCTGGTGCCCCACTCGACGGCATCGCGGTGGCGACGTCCCGGCTCACTGCCGAAGGCCAGCCGGAAGGTGGTTGGACACCGCACGAGATCGTGCCGATCGAGCGCGCGCTGTCGTCGTACACCGGAGCCGTTGCCTACCAGGCCTACGCCGAAAACACCTGGGGAGTGATCATTCCCGGTGCCAGTGCCGACCTGGTGTGGCTCGACCGAGATCCGCGGAACACACCGCCGCTGGATCTGCCGGGCGTGGGCATCCACGCCACCTACTTGCGCGGTGCGCAGGCCTACCGGGCTGACGAAGGAAAGGTACGACCATGA
- a CDS encoding pirin family protein has translation MSNLETAPREVPCSATTFDGVEVLEPREVPLGGPRALPVRRTLPQRERSLIGAWCFADHYGPHDVREAVGMDVPPHPHSGLQTVSWLFSGEIEHRDSAGVHQIVRPGELNLMTAGAGICHSEVSTPSTTILHGAQLWVALPDADRNADRDFDHYVPEPFSRGDASIRVFLGELAGQRSPVHTFTPLVGAQVDLAAGCTLDLDVDPAFEHGVLLDLGRVEVAGRVLQSGQLAYLGTGSTMLRLHNAAGLAARLLLLGGTPFTEELLMWWNFVGRSHDEIVEYRGEWESGDDRFGAVSGYSGSVQRLPAPALPAIRLRPRRRT, from the coding sequence GTGAGCAACCTCGAGACCGCTCCACGTGAAGTGCCCTGCAGTGCAACGACATTCGACGGTGTCGAAGTGCTCGAACCCCGCGAGGTCCCGCTCGGCGGTCCTCGTGCGCTTCCGGTGCGCCGGACCCTGCCCCAACGTGAGCGCTCGCTGATCGGCGCTTGGTGTTTCGCCGATCATTACGGCCCGCACGATGTCCGCGAGGCAGTCGGCATGGATGTGCCACCGCACCCGCACAGCGGCCTGCAGACCGTCAGCTGGTTGTTCAGCGGCGAGATCGAGCACCGCGACAGCGCCGGTGTGCACCAGATCGTCCGCCCGGGCGAACTGAACCTGATGACCGCCGGGGCGGGGATCTGCCACTCGGAGGTGTCGACGCCGTCGACCACGATCCTGCACGGCGCACAGCTGTGGGTGGCGCTGCCGGATGCGGATCGCAACGCCGACCGGGATTTCGATCACTATGTCCCCGAGCCGTTTTCGCGCGGGGACGCATCCATCCGGGTGTTCCTCGGTGAGCTGGCCGGCCAGCGCTCTCCGGTGCACACTTTCACACCGCTGGTCGGCGCCCAGGTCGACCTGGCCGCCGGCTGCACCCTCGACCTCGACGTCGACCCCGCCTTCGAACACGGCGTCCTGCTCGACCTCGGCCGGGTGGAAGTGGCCGGGCGGGTGCTTCAGTCAGGGCAGCTGGCCTACCTCGGAACCGGGTCGACCATGCTCCGGCTGCACAATGCAGCCGGCCTGGCCGCCCGGCTGCTGCTCCTGGGCGGGACGCCGTTTACCGAGGAACTGTTGATGTGGTGGAACTTCGTCGGCCGCAGCCACGACGAGATCGTCGAGTACCGCGGGGAGTGGGAAAGCGGCGACGATCGCTTTGGCGCCGTCAGTGGGTACTCGGGTTCGGTCCAGCGATTGCCGGCACCCGCGCTACCCGCCATCCGATTGCGGCCGCGCCGCCGAACCTGA
- a CDS encoding acyl-CoA thioesterase domain-containing protein produces MTDLGDSAGASRAYLVSDGDVLLPGPASQGPWGPTISGHVVGGILARALEQVGGAPGFVPARLTVDLLRPTAVTPLEVRTTMRREGRRIRLVDAELIQNDTVVSRASAMFLRRGEHPAGDIWSSPVTMPPLPPDPGPLPDDLMMFVWGYGGQGESGGAMAFTEWHDATGPKYAWIRQVRELVEGEVTSPFVTVAMAADAASATSHWGTGGLRYINADYTLTLAREPIGDYIGLAATSHNSNDGIACGAVAVFDAHGQIGNAITVGLVNPVESFHPRA; encoded by the coding sequence GTGACGGATCTGGGCGACTCGGCGGGCGCATCGCGGGCGTATCTGGTGTCGGACGGCGACGTGCTGCTGCCCGGCCCGGCATCGCAGGGGCCCTGGGGTCCCACGATCAGCGGTCACGTCGTGGGCGGCATCCTGGCGCGTGCCTTGGAGCAGGTGGGCGGCGCCCCCGGATTCGTACCGGCCCGGCTGACCGTCGACCTGCTTCGGCCCACCGCGGTCACGCCCCTGGAAGTGCGGACCACCATGCGCCGCGAAGGCCGTCGCATCCGGCTGGTCGACGCCGAACTCATCCAGAACGACACCGTGGTGTCCCGAGCCAGTGCGATGTTCCTGCGCCGCGGTGAGCATCCGGCCGGCGACATCTGGTCCTCGCCGGTGACGATGCCGCCGCTGCCGCCGGATCCCGGTCCGCTGCCCGACGATCTGATGATGTTCGTCTGGGGTTATGGCGGACAGGGCGAGTCCGGCGGTGCGATGGCCTTCACCGAATGGCACGACGCCACCGGGCCCAAGTACGCCTGGATCCGGCAGGTCCGCGAGCTCGTAGAAGGCGAGGTGACCTCCCCGTTCGTCACCGTTGCGATGGCCGCTGACGCGGCCAGTGCGACATCCCATTGGGGCACAGGCGGTTTGCGCTACATCAACGCCGACTACACGCTGACCTTGGCTCGCGAGCCGATCGGGGACTACATCGGCCTGGCGGCCACGTCGCACAACAGCAACGACGGCATCGCGTGCGGTGCGGTCGCGGTGTTCGACGCACACGGGCAGATCGGAAACGCGATCACCGTCGGCCTGGTGAACCCGGTCGAATCCTTCCACCCCAGGGCGTAA
- a CDS encoding YqjF family protein, with product MSPQDSDPLAGYPVTAPPLRGRVWFDQSWLDLTFLHWPVRPADIAYLYPAGARPDVFDGMSYVGLVPFRMGYTAVGSTPPVPYFGSFPETNVRLYSVDDAGRHGVLFRSLESARLAVVPAIRIGMGIPYTWARMRITRTSDQISYDSVRRWPQRGLRSRVTVCPGELVEPTALETWLTARWGAHTRKAGRTWWVPNYHGPWTLQSARLVDLDDQLVAAAGVCTAGEPLRALYSPGMRTQFGRPIAVG from the coding sequence GTGAGCCCACAGGACTCGGACCCGCTGGCCGGCTACCCCGTCACCGCCCCGCCGCTGCGGGGGCGGGTGTGGTTCGACCAGAGCTGGCTGGATCTGACGTTCCTGCACTGGCCGGTGCGCCCCGCCGACATCGCGTACCTCTACCCCGCCGGCGCCCGCCCGGACGTCTTCGACGGCATGAGCTATGTCGGGTTGGTGCCGTTCCGGATGGGTTACACCGCAGTCGGCTCGACCCCGCCGGTGCCCTACTTCGGTTCCTTCCCCGAAACCAACGTGCGGCTCTATTCGGTGGACGACGCGGGCCGGCACGGCGTGCTGTTCCGCTCGCTGGAATCCGCACGACTGGCAGTGGTCCCGGCGATCCGCATCGGCATGGGCATCCCCTACACCTGGGCCCGGATGCGGATCACCCGGACATCGGATCAGATCAGCTACGACAGTGTCCGGCGCTGGCCGCAACGCGGGCTGCGCAGCCGGGTGACGGTGTGCCCGGGCGAACTGGTCGAGCCGACCGCGTTGGAGACCTGGCTGACCGCGCGCTGGGGCGCGCACACCCGCAAGGCCGGCCGGACCTGGTGGGTGCCCAACTATCACGGCCCGTGGACTCTGCAGTCGGCGAGGCTGGTGGACCTCGACGACCAACTGGTCGCGGCTGCCGGGGTGTGCACGGCCGGGGAACCGCTGCGGGCGCTCTACTCCCCCGGCATGCGAACCCAGTTCGGCCGTCCGATCGCGGTCGGCTGA
- a CDS encoding cyclase family protein, giving the protein MRRFVDISVPLQAGIASDPPGHLPEIDYYDHKQTAAEVVSFFPGATVDDLPDGEGWAIERVRITTHNGTHLDAPYHYASTMDGGKRAITIDEVPLEWCLQPAVKLDFRHFPDGYVVTAADVEAELDRIGHSLAPLEIVLVNTSAGTRYGHPDYVGTGCGMGRDATLYLLERGVRLTGTDAWSWDAPFSYTAQRYAQDHDASIIWEGHRAGRTVGYSHIEKLHNLESLPPNGFEVSCFPVKVHAASAGWTRAVAIFDD; this is encoded by the coding sequence ATGAGAAGGTTCGTCGACATCTCCGTCCCGCTGCAGGCCGGCATCGCCTCGGACCCGCCGGGGCATCTCCCGGAGATCGACTACTACGACCACAAACAGACCGCCGCCGAGGTGGTGTCGTTCTTCCCCGGCGCGACCGTCGACGATCTTCCCGACGGTGAAGGGTGGGCGATCGAACGGGTCCGGATCACCACCCACAACGGCACCCATCTCGACGCGCCGTACCACTACGCGTCGACGATGGACGGCGGCAAGCGCGCCATCACCATCGACGAGGTCCCGCTGGAGTGGTGCCTGCAGCCCGCGGTCAAGCTCGACTTCCGCCACTTCCCGGACGGTTACGTGGTGACCGCGGCGGACGTGGAGGCCGAGCTGGATCGCATCGGGCACAGCCTGGCACCGCTGGAGATCGTGCTGGTCAACACCAGCGCGGGTACCCGCTACGGACACCCTGATTACGTCGGGACCGGCTGCGGCATGGGCCGCGACGCCACCCTGTACCTGCTCGAGCGCGGCGTGCGGCTCACCGGAACCGATGCCTGGAGCTGGGATGCGCCGTTCTCCTACACCGCCCAGCGGTACGCCCAGGACCACGACGCGTCGATCATCTGGGAAGGCCACCGCGCCGGGCGCACGGTCGGCTACTCGCATATCGAGAAGCTGCACAATCTGGAGTCGTTGCCGCCCAACGGCTTTGAGGTGTCGTGCTTCCCGGTGAAAGTCCACGCGGCGTCGGCGGGATGGACCCGCGCGGTCGCGATCTTCGACGACTGA